A single window of Modestobacter italicus DNA harbors:
- a CDS encoding ABC transporter substrate-binding protein: protein MRTGTIARATALSGAALLALTACGGSDDSGDSGSSDSGSGGSSSEKQVNVYGTDGNMGNALGEDFTETGALAGMKGTLPLTELSGDFKDRLLQLNPQLVDYNYAGESYDATMLIALAAQSAGDTKATVFGPYVNALTVTGEKCSDFAACLAIIQAGGDVDYDGFSGPLSFTDAGEPAQASFGLQQFGDDNKIDDSKTQFVIAGDEANATTNAGPAPVANPPASATPLTIGTLLPETGNLAFLGPPEVAGVQLAINDINAAGGVLGSPITLVTGDSGDASTDTATQTVDRLLQSGVNAIIGAASSGVSLTVIDTITQAGVMQISPANTSDQFTTYNDQNLYFRTAPPDLLQARALADLIGADGNNTVGILATNDPYGTGLAENTKNNLVADGLPEDSIQSVIYDPQAANYDAEVQQMTEFSPDAIVVIGFEESSRIIQGLNTNGVGPQR from the coding sequence ATGCGCACAGGCACCATCGCCCGCGCGACCGCCCTCTCCGGTGCCGCCCTGCTCGCACTGACCGCCTGCGGCGGCAGTGACGACAGCGGTGACAGCGGCAGCAGCGACAGCGGCAGCGGCGGCTCGAGCAGCGAGAAGCAGGTCAACGTCTACGGCACCGACGGCAACATGGGCAACGCCCTCGGCGAGGACTTCACCGAGACCGGCGCCCTGGCGGGGATGAAGGGCACCCTGCCGCTGACGGAGCTGTCCGGTGACTTCAAGGACCGCCTGCTCCAGCTCAACCCCCAGCTCGTCGACTACAACTACGCCGGTGAGTCGTACGACGCGACCATGCTGATCGCGCTGGCGGCGCAGTCCGCCGGTGACACGAAGGCGACCGTCTTCGGCCCGTACGTCAACGCCCTGACCGTGACCGGCGAGAAGTGCTCCGACTTCGCGGCGTGCCTGGCGATCATCCAGGCCGGCGGGGACGTCGACTACGACGGCTTCTCCGGGCCGCTCAGCTTCACCGACGCCGGCGAGCCCGCGCAGGCCAGCTTCGGTCTGCAGCAGTTCGGCGACGACAACAAGATCGATGACTCGAAGACGCAGTTCGTCATCGCCGGCGACGAGGCCAACGCCACCACCAACGCCGGCCCCGCCCCGGTCGCCAACCCGCCGGCCAGCGCCACTCCGCTGACCATCGGCACCCTGCTGCCCGAGACCGGCAACCTCGCCTTCCTCGGCCCGCCGGAGGTCGCCGGCGTCCAGCTGGCGATCAACGACATCAACGCCGCTGGTGGTGTGCTCGGCTCACCGATCACCCTGGTCACCGGTGACTCGGGCGACGCGTCGACCGACACCGCCACCCAGACCGTCGACCGCCTGCTGCAGTCCGGCGTCAACGCGATCATCGGTGCGGCGTCCTCGGGCGTGAGCCTGACCGTGATCGACACGATCACCCAGGCCGGCGTCATGCAGATCTCGCCCGCCAACACGTCGGACCAGTTCACGACGTACAACGACCAGAACCTGTACTTCCGCACCGCGCCGCCGGACCTGCTGCAGGCCCGCGCGCTGGCCGACCTGATCGGCGCCGACGGCAACAACACCGTCGGCATCCTCGCCACCAACGACCCCTACGGCACCGGGCTGGCGGAGAACACCAAGAACAACCTGGTCGCCGACGGCCTGCCGGAGGACTCGATCCAGAGCGTCATCTACGACCCGCAGGCGGCGAACTACGACGCCGAGGTGCAGCAGATGACCGAGTTCAGCCCCGACGCGATCGTCGTCATCGGGTTCGAGGAGTCCTCGCGGATCATCCAGGGCCTGAACACGAACGGTGTCGGCCCCCAGCGCTGA
- a CDS encoding ANTAR domain-containing response regulator: MSSQPTRVLIAEDEALIRLDLKEMLEEEGYVVVAEVGDGQAAVDQAQQLRPDLVIVDVQMPVLDGIAAAEQIASARIAPVIVLTAFSQRELVERARDAGAMAYLVKPFSKNDLVPAIEVAVGRFQEMHALDAEVTDLKERLEARKVVEQAKGRLMADRGMTEAEAFRWIQRTAMNERTSMKALAQAILATETADEATPAGGPTGS; this comes from the coding sequence GTGAGCAGCCAGCCGACCCGTGTCCTCATCGCCGAGGACGAGGCACTCATCCGCCTCGACCTCAAGGAGATGCTGGAGGAGGAGGGGTACGTCGTCGTCGCCGAGGTCGGTGACGGTCAGGCGGCCGTCGACCAGGCCCAGCAGCTCCGCCCCGACCTCGTGATCGTCGACGTGCAGATGCCCGTCCTGGACGGGATCGCCGCGGCGGAGCAGATCGCCTCGGCCCGGATCGCCCCGGTCATCGTGCTGACCGCGTTCAGCCAGCGGGAGCTGGTCGAGCGGGCGCGCGACGCCGGTGCGATGGCCTACCTGGTCAAGCCGTTCTCCAAGAACGACCTGGTCCCGGCGATCGAGGTCGCCGTGGGCCGGTTCCAGGAGATGCACGCCCTGGACGCCGAGGTCACCGACCTCAAGGAGCGCCTCGAGGCCCGCAAGGTGGTCGAGCAGGCCAAGGGCCGGCTGATGGCCGACCGCGGCATGACCGAGGCCGAGGCGTTCCGCTGGATCCAGCGGACGGCGATGAACGAGCGCACCTCGATGAAGGCGCTCGCCCAGGCGATCCTGGCCACCGAGACGGCCGACGAGGCGACTCCGGCGGGTGGCCCCACCGGGTCCTGA